ATCTACCTCAGCGAGTACGCGGCCGAGCGGCTGCGCCGGCTGGTCAAGCCGTCGCTCGAGGTGCTGGCCGGCATCCCCACGGTCGTGTACGGCTACTTCGCCCTCACCTTCGTGACCCCGCTCATCCGCGAAGTCTGGCCGCAGACCAATGTGTTCAACGCACTCAGCGCGGGGCTGGTGGTAGGCATCATGGTCATCCCCATGGTCGCCTCGCTGTCCGAGGACGCGATGCGCGCAGTGCCGACCTCCTTGCGCGAGGCCGCCTACGCGCTGGGCGCCACCAAATTCGAGGTGGCCACCCGCTCGGTCGTCCCGGCCGCGCTCTCCGGGGTGCTGGCGTCGTTCCTGCTGGCCGCGTCGCGCGCCATTGGCGAGACCATGGTGGTGGCCATTGCGGCTGGCGCCACGCCGCGGCTCACCGCCAACCCGCTCGAGAGCATCCAGACCATGACCGGCTACATCGCCCAGATCAGCCTGGGCGAGACGCCCTTCGGCACCATCGAGTACCGAACGATCTTCGCCGTGGGACTGGCGCTCTTCGCTGTGACGCTGGTGATGAACATGATAAGCGTGTGGGTGCTGCAGCGCTTCCGGGAGGAATACGAATGAGCCTGAATTACGCGTCCGGCGGAGGGGAGCGCGGCCGGGGCAGCGGCGGCGGCCAGCGGCCACCCACGCCGGGGCGCGGCGGGAACGAGAGTCCCTGGCCAGGCCCGGGCCACCTGCGCCTACGCCGCCTGCTGGGCAGCGCCTTCGCCGCCCTGTGCCTGGCCGCCACCGCGGTGGGGCTGGTCGTGCTGGCCGCACTGCTCGTGGATGTCTGGCGGGACGGCGCACGTCACCTTTCCTGGGATTTCCTGAACTCGTTTCCCTCGCGGCGGCCGGCGCAGGCGGGCATCAAGCCCGCACTGGTGGGATCGCTCTGGGTGCTGGGCTTGACCGCCGCATTCTCCTTCCCCATTGGCGTCGCCACCGGCATCTGGCTCGTCGAGTACGCGCCGAACAACCGGCTGACGCGCTTCATCCAGCTCAACATTGCCAACCTGGCGGGCGTGCCCTCCATCGTCTACGGCATCCTGGGCCTGGCCCTCCTCGTTCGCGCCGCAGCCATGGGGCGGAGCATCCTGGCCGGCTCGCTGACGCTGGCGCTGCTGATCCTGCCGGTCATCATCATTGCCGCCCAGGAGGCGGTCCGGGCAGTGCCCAACTCGATCCGGCTGGGCGCCTACGCCCTGGGCGCGACGCGCTGGCAGGCGATACGCCACCAGGTCCTGCCGCTGGCGCTGCCCGGGATCCTGACGGGCACGATCCTGGCCCTCTCCCGGGCCGTAGGCGAGGCTGCGCCGCTGCTCATGATCGGGGCCCTGGCCTTCGTGCCCTTCCTGCCCCGTGGACCCATGGACCAGTTCACCGCCCTGCCCATCCAGATCTTCAACTGGGTCTCGCGGCCCCAGGCCGCGTTCCACGAGCGCGCCGCTGCGGCCATCCTGGTGCTGCTCGCCGTGCTGCTCACGCTCAACGCGGCGGCCATCGTGCTGCGCAACCGCTACTCGAAGAGGCTCTAGTGGCTGGCCAGGTAGAGAGCGGCATGCCCGATTCCATCGTAGTCCCGCCCGGCGCCGCGGAGCTCGAGACCCGGAATCTCTCCGTGTTCTACGACGGGACGGCTGCGGTTCGGGAGGTCACGATACGCATCCCCGATCGCGGCGTCGTCGCCTTCATAGGCCCCTCCGGCTGCGGCAAGAGCACACTGCTGCGCTGCTTCAACCGCATGAACGACCTGATCCCCGGCGCGCGGGTCGAGGGACTGGCGCTGTTCCAGGGCCAGAACCTGTACCATCCCGAGGTGGACCCGGTCGAGGTGCGGCGGCGCATCGGCATGGTGTTTCAGAAGCCGAACCCCTTCCCCAAGTCAATCTACGACACTGTTGCCTTCGGCCCGCGCATCAACGGCTACCGCGGCAACCTGGACGAGCTGGTGGAGCGCTCGCTGCGGCAGGCGGCTTTGTGGGACGAGGTGAAGGATCGGCTGCACCTCAGTGCGCTGGCTCTGTCCGGCGGGCAGCAGCAGCGGGTATGCATTGCCCGCGCGCTCGCCATCCAGCCGGAGGTCGTGCTCATGGACGAGCCTGCCTCGGCGCTGGACCCGATCGCGACGCAAAAGATCGAGGACCTGATCTACGACTTGAAGCAGCACTACACGGTGGTGATCGTGACCCACAACATGCAGCAGGCGGCGCGCGTCGCGGAGTACACGGCGTTCCTGTACCTGGGCGAGCTGATCGAGTACGGCCCGACACAGGAGCTGTTCACCAACCCGCGTGAGGAGAAGACGGAGGCCTACATCACGGGGAGGTTCGGATGAGCCCGCAGCGCCACTTCCGCGAGGAGCTGGACCGGCTGAACTCGCTGCTGGTCAGCATGGCTGGACTGGCCGAGCAGGCGGTGCGGCTGGCGGCCGCGGCGCTGCTCGAGCGGGATCAGGGAAAGGCGCAGGAAGTCATCCGCCGTGACGGCGACATTGACGCCCTCGAGCTGGCGGTGGACGACGCGGCCATCCAGCTCCTGGCGTTGCAGCAGCCCATGGCCGGTGACCTGCGCTTCATCACCATGGCCATGAAGATCTCGAACGACCTCGAGCGGGTGGGCGACCACGCCGTCAACATCGCCGAGGAGGTCGAACACATGCTCCAGGTCCCGCCCTTCCCGGCGCTCGCCGAGATCGAGGAGATGGCCCGCCTCTCGACCGACATGCTGAACGACGCGCTGGACGCGTTCGTACACGGCAACAGCGCGCTGGCGCGCCGGGTCGTCGTGCGGGACGACCGCGTTGACGAGCTGCACGACAACGTCTTCCGCATCCTGCTCACCCACATGATGGAGCAGCCACGCCGCATCGGCGCGGGACTGGACCTGCTGCTGGTTTCCCGCAACCTGGAGCGCATTGCGGACCTGGCCACCAACGTGGCCGAAGACGTGGTCTACTTCGTGGAGGGGCGGACAATCAAGCACCGGGCCGAGCTACGGCAGGCGGAGGAGTCGGAGGCGGCGGAGCCGGGGCCGGAGCCGGGGGCGGAGCCCTGACGAGTTTCCGCCTCGGACCGACCAGTTGGTCTCGAAACGGAGGTGCACCTGCAGGTCCGGCCGACGGGTCCGGCCGCGTGAAGCTCGACTTACGGGCCGCCTCAGATCACGCCGCCCAGCAGCAGCCCGGCGGCAGTGATCAGCAGGTAGGCGGCGATGCCGCCTCCCACCACGGCCAGTCGCAGCCAGCCGGGCAGCCGGGCCGCGAAGGCGTGGTAGGCGATGGCGCCCAGGAAGGGGATCAGCAGGATGGCGGCGACCCAGCCGAGTCTGGCGCCGCGGCCCAGGTCATCGCGGCCGGCCAGGTCCCAGGCGGCCAGCGCGATCCAGGCGGCCAGCAGCACAACGGGCAGCAGCGTGCCGTAAAAGCCGAAGAGCAGCTCCCAGAAGCCCGGCGCCTCGAGTCGGGAATCCGTCATGGTTGTCTCCCCCGCGGCTCCGCCGGCCGGCAGCGGGATCGAGGAAAGGCGGGACACGTCCACCGCCGCGTAGGTCGCGAACACATTGACCGCCGGGCGGACGGGGGCCACGGCGCCGCCCGGCATTTGCGGCTGGGGCGACGGCGCCGGCTGGCTCGCCACCTCGCCGTGGGGATAGCTGCCGCGCCGGGCGATGGCCGTGGCGGCCAGCAGCCGGCTGGTGGTCAGGAGGTTGCCCGCCAGTGGCAGGCGCGCGCCAGCGCACCCCCGCAGCGCCTGCAGCGCCACCGGTGCGGAAGTGCGGAACCCGTTCCCCGAGAAGCAATTGCCCGGGCCGGTCGGGCCGGCCAGCGCCAGGTCCGCCCGGCCGGAACCGTCCAGGAGGTTACCTTCGATGCGGTTCCCCGCGGCCAGCCACAGGTGGGCATCCAGGTTGGGCGTCACCAGCACGCCGTGGTTGGCGTGATCGCGGATGACGTTGCCCACCACCACGTTGCCC
This genomic interval from Gemmatimonadota bacterium contains the following:
- the phoU gene encoding phosphate signaling complex protein PhoU; protein product: MSPQRHFREELDRLNSLLVSMAGLAEQAVRLAAAALLERDQGKAQEVIRRDGDIDALELAVDDAAIQLLALQQPMAGDLRFITMAMKISNDLERVGDHAVNIAEEVEHMLQVPPFPALAEIEEMARLSTDMLNDALDAFVHGNSALARRVVVRDDRVDELHDNVFRILLTHMMEQPRRIGAGLDLLLVSRNLERIADLATNVAEDVVYFVEGRTIKHRAELRQAEESEAAEPGPEPGAEP
- a CDS encoding phosphate ABC transporter permease subunit PstC, translated to IYLSEYAAERLRRLVKPSLEVLAGIPTVVYGYFALTFVTPLIREVWPQTNVFNALSAGLVVGIMVIPMVASLSEDAMRAVPTSLREAAYALGATKFEVATRSVVPAALSGVLASFLLAASRAIGETMVVAIAAGATPRLTANPLESIQTMTGYIAQISLGETPFGTIEYRTIFAVGLALFAVTLVMNMISVWVLQRFREEYE
- the pstA gene encoding phosphate ABC transporter permease PstA; amino-acid sequence: MSLNYASGGGERGRGSGGGQRPPTPGRGGNESPWPGPGHLRLRRLLGSAFAALCLAATAVGLVVLAALLVDVWRDGARHLSWDFLNSFPSRRPAQAGIKPALVGSLWVLGLTAAFSFPIGVATGIWLVEYAPNNRLTRFIQLNIANLAGVPSIVYGILGLALLVRAAAMGRSILAGSLTLALLILPVIIIAAQEAVRAVPNSIRLGAYALGATRWQAIRHQVLPLALPGILTGTILALSRAVGEAAPLLMIGALAFVPFLPRGPMDQFTALPIQIFNWVSRPQAAFHERAAAAILVLLAVLLTLNAAAIVLRNRYSKRL
- the pstB gene encoding phosphate ABC transporter ATP-binding protein encodes the protein MPDSIVVPPGAAELETRNLSVFYDGTAAVREVTIRIPDRGVVAFIGPSGCGKSTLLRCFNRMNDLIPGARVEGLALFQGQNLYHPEVDPVEVRRRIGMVFQKPNPFPKSIYDTVAFGPRINGYRGNLDELVERSLRQAALWDEVKDRLHLSALALSGGQQQRVCIARALAIQPEVVLMDEPASALDPIATQKIEDLIYDLKQHYTVVIVTHNMQQAARVAEYTAFLYLGELIEYGPTQELFTNPREEKTEAYITGRFG